The Sphingomicrobium sp. genome has a window encoding:
- a CDS encoding YerC/YecD family TrpR-related protein: MKTKLSTAVPTRDPEVLLDQLCDALLTPGSRAEMRALLMDLCTPAEIRTLSERWHVARLLDGTDLSYRDIHEATGVSTTTIVRVGRFLRQEPHKGYRMAIDRMEARDAR, encoded by the coding sequence GTGAAGACGAAGCTTTCGACGGCGGTTCCAACCCGCGATCCCGAAGTGCTGCTCGACCAGCTGTGCGACGCACTGCTGACGCCGGGGAGCCGCGCCGAGATGCGCGCGCTGCTGATGGACCTGTGCACGCCGGCCGAGATCCGGACCTTGTCCGAGCGCTGGCACGTCGCTCGCCTGCTCGACGGCACCGACCTCTCCTACCGCGACATCCACGAAGCGACGGGGGTCAGCACGACGACCATCGTCCGCGTCGGCCGGTTCCTCCGGCAGGAGCCGCACAAGGGCTACCGAATGGCAATCGACCGCATGGAGGCGCGCGATGCTCGCTGA
- a CDS encoding queuosine precursor transporter, with product MGDRRPQAVNADALKGRDFRYFDFVMAAFVAILLLSNVLGAGKIATITIPGVGPWPFGAGILFFPLSYVIGDVLTEVYGYARARRCIWAGFVGLIFMAFMSWVVVALPPDASWSGQSAYESVFGQVPRIVLASICAFWAGEFVNSFVLAKMKVWTEGRMLWTRTIGSTVVGQGIDSLIFYPIAFLGILDGETVLKLMLTQWVLKVSWEALLTPVTYVVVGWLKRREGVDVYDSKTDFTPFATGV from the coding sequence ATGGGGGATCGCCGGCCGCAGGCAGTGAATGCCGACGCGCTCAAGGGGCGCGACTTTCGCTATTTCGACTTCGTCATGGCGGCGTTCGTCGCCATCCTCTTGCTCTCGAACGTGCTCGGCGCCGGCAAAATCGCGACGATCACGATCCCCGGCGTCGGTCCGTGGCCGTTCGGCGCGGGCATCTTGTTCTTCCCATTGTCCTACGTGATCGGCGACGTCCTGACCGAGGTATACGGCTACGCCCGCGCTCGCCGCTGCATCTGGGCCGGCTTCGTTGGCCTGATCTTCATGGCGTTCATGAGCTGGGTGGTCGTGGCGCTTCCGCCCGACGCAAGCTGGTCCGGCCAGTCGGCTTATGAAAGCGTGTTCGGCCAGGTGCCGCGCATCGTGCTCGCCTCCATCTGCGCGTTCTGGGCCGGCGAGTTCGTCAACAGCTTCGTGCTGGCAAAGATGAAGGTGTGGACCGAAGGCCGGATGCTGTGGACCCGCACCATCGGGTCGACGGTCGTCGGGCAGGGCATCGATAGCCTGATCTTCTACCCGATCGCCTTCCTGGGCATCCTCGACGGCGAAACGGTGCTCAAGCTGATGCTCACCCAATGGGTGCTGAAAGTCAGCTGGGAAGCGCTTCTCACCCCTGTCACCTACGTGGTGGTCGGCTGGCTCAAGCGGCGCGAGGGCGTCGACGTCTATGACTCGAAAACGGATTTCACGCCCTTCGCCACTGGTGTATAG
- the purQ gene encoding phosphoribosylformylglycinamidine synthase subunit PurQ, translating to MKSAIIVFPGSNCDRDLAVALEQVTGRKPEMVWHRDAELPQGVDFIGVPGGFSYGDYLRSGAMAARSPVMGAVREAAERGVPVIGICNGFQVLTEAGLLPGALMRNAGLSFVCRDARLKVENSQSLFTSAYEAGEEIVFPVAHHDGNYQADAETLDRLEGEGRVAFRYLDNVNGSARSIAGIVNDAGNVLGLMPHPERVVEAAHGRTDGRRLFEGLLETVA from the coding sequence ATGAAGAGCGCGATCATCGTTTTTCCGGGGTCCAATTGCGACCGCGACCTCGCCGTCGCGCTGGAGCAGGTGACAGGCCGCAAGCCGGAAATGGTCTGGCACCGCGACGCCGAGCTTCCGCAGGGCGTCGACTTCATCGGCGTCCCGGGCGGTTTTTCCTACGGTGACTATCTGCGCTCAGGCGCGATGGCGGCCCGGTCGCCGGTCATGGGTGCGGTCCGCGAAGCGGCGGAGCGGGGCGTGCCGGTGATCGGCATCTGCAACGGCTTCCAGGTGCTGACCGAAGCGGGTCTGCTGCCGGGCGCGCTGATGCGGAACGCGGGGCTGAGCTTCGTCTGCCGCGATGCGCGCCTGAAGGTGGAGAACAGTCAGAGCCTTTTCACCTCTGCTTATGAAGCCGGCGAAGAGATCGTCTTTCCGGTCGCGCATCATGACGGCAATTACCAGGCGGACGCCGAGACGCTCGACCGGCTTGAAGGCGAAGGGCGAGTCGCCTTCCGCTACCTCGACAATGTGAACGGGTCCGCGCGGAGCATCGCCGGGATCGTCAATGACGCGGGCAATGTGCTGGGGCTGATGCCGCACCCGGAGCGGGTCGTCGAAGCGGCGCATGGCCGCACGGACGGACGGCGCCTTTTCGAAGGGCTGCTGGAAACCGTCGCCTAA
- the purS gene encoding phosphoribosylformylglycinamidine synthase subunit PurS encodes MKARVFVTLKSGVLDPQGKAIHHALEGLGFSGVNDVRAGKLIELDLADGTSHADIEDMCRKLLANTVIENFRIERLENA; translated from the coding sequence ATGAAAGCGCGCGTTTTCGTCACCCTCAAGTCCGGGGTCCTCGACCCGCAGGGCAAGGCCATCCACCATGCGCTGGAGGGGCTGGGCTTTTCCGGCGTCAACGACGTGCGCGCCGGCAAGCTGATCGAGCTCGACCTTGCCGACGGCACCAGCCATGCGGACATCGAGGATATGTGCCGCAAGCTGCTCGCCAATACGGTGATCGAGAATTTCCGGATCGAGCGGCTGGAGAACGCCTGA
- a CDS encoding 3-hydroxyacyl-CoA dehydrogenase NAD-binding domain-containing protein, with product MSSPISTRKHGDVLIILSNNPPVNALSAAVRKGLVEAIEEAEADESVNAVVIACEGQTFFAGADVSEFGTPKAFEQPMLPQVVDIIEGCSKPVVAAIHGTALGGGLEVALACHYRVADPTAKLGTPEVKLGLLPGAGGTQRLPRVAGVEKALEMCAAGNPIGAKQAAECGLVDRLIEGDLIPHAVAYAEEVRDVRPLQKSSERQSRVDNVDPSVFDDFLKANGRKFRGFDAPLKNVEAVRIATQKPYAEGVLEERKLFMELMNGTQAKAQQYFFFAERKANKIEGLAEDVRPRDIKRVGVIGAGTMGGGISMNFLSAGIPVTIIEMQQDALDRGTGVMRKNYEASAAKGKLTTDQVEKAMGLLNPTLDFDALADCDLIIEAVYENMDVKKEVFGRLDKIAKPGAILASNTSYLNINEIAASISRPQDVVGMHFFSPANIMKLLEVVRGDKTAPDVLLTAMQLGKKIRKVPVVAGVCHGFIGNRMLMPRQIEATKLLLEGATPEQVDRVHVEFGMPMGPFQMADLAGVDIGWHRDPSRIENVRDALCAIDRWGQKKGAGFYDYDDKRRPSPSPKVQQIIEEFAAKQGVERREISDQEIVERTLYTMVNEGAKILEEGIAQRASDIDVVWVYGYGWPVYRGGPMFWADTEGAAKIVEGLKRQEERMKPEFSFSQLLLDKAEKGERFGR from the coding sequence ATGAGCAGCCCCATCTCGACCCGCAAGCACGGCGACGTGCTGATCATCCTTTCGAATAATCCGCCGGTAAACGCGCTTAGCGCCGCGGTGCGCAAAGGCCTGGTGGAAGCAATCGAGGAGGCCGAGGCCGACGAGAGCGTCAATGCCGTCGTCATCGCCTGCGAAGGCCAGACCTTCTTTGCCGGCGCTGATGTCAGCGAGTTCGGCACGCCCAAGGCGTTCGAGCAGCCGATGCTTCCGCAGGTCGTCGACATCATCGAAGGCTGCAGCAAGCCGGTCGTCGCGGCGATCCACGGCACCGCGCTCGGCGGTGGACTCGAGGTCGCGCTGGCCTGCCATTACCGCGTCGCGGATCCCACAGCGAAGCTCGGCACGCCCGAAGTGAAGCTCGGCCTGCTGCCGGGTGCGGGCGGTACGCAGCGCCTGCCGCGCGTCGCCGGGGTCGAAAAAGCTCTCGAAATGTGCGCGGCGGGCAATCCGATCGGCGCCAAGCAAGCTGCGGAATGCGGCTTGGTAGACCGTCTAATCGAGGGCGATCTGATCCCCCACGCCGTCGCTTATGCTGAGGAAGTGCGCGACGTCCGCCCGCTCCAGAAAAGCTCCGAGCGCCAGAGCCGCGTCGACAATGTCGACCCGTCGGTGTTCGACGACTTTCTGAAGGCCAACGGGCGCAAGTTCCGGGGCTTCGATGCGCCGCTTAAGAATGTCGAGGCAGTGCGTATCGCTACCCAGAAGCCTTATGCCGAGGGCGTGCTCGAAGAGCGCAAATTGTTCATGGAGCTGATGAACGGCACCCAGGCGAAGGCGCAGCAATATTTCTTCTTCGCCGAGCGCAAGGCGAACAAGATCGAAGGCCTCGCCGAGGACGTGCGGCCGCGCGACATCAAGCGCGTCGGCGTGATCGGCGCCGGGACGATGGGCGGCGGCATTTCGATGAACTTCCTGTCGGCCGGCATCCCGGTGACGATCATCGAGATGCAGCAGGACGCGCTCGACCGCGGTACCGGCGTGATGCGCAAGAATTACGAAGCGAGTGCCGCGAAGGGCAAGCTCACGACCGATCAGGTCGAAAAAGCCATGGGGCTCCTCAACCCGACGCTCGACTTCGACGCGCTCGCCGACTGCGACCTCATCATCGAGGCCGTGTACGAGAATATGGACGTGAAGAAGGAAGTGTTCGGCCGGCTCGACAAGATCGCCAAGCCGGGCGCGATCCTCGCCTCCAACACCTCCTATTTGAACATCAACGAGATCGCAGCGAGCATCTCGCGGCCGCAGGACGTCGTCGGCATGCACTTCTTCTCGCCGGCCAACATCATGAAGCTGCTCGAGGTCGTGCGCGGCGACAAGACGGCGCCCGACGTGCTTCTGACCGCGATGCAGCTCGGCAAGAAGATCCGGAAGGTGCCGGTCGTCGCCGGCGTCTGCCACGGCTTCATCGGCAACCGCATGCTGATGCCGCGGCAGATCGAGGCGACCAAGCTGCTGCTCGAAGGCGCGACGCCCGAACAGGTCGACCGCGTCCATGTCGAATTCGGCATGCCCATGGGGCCGTTCCAGATGGCCGACCTCGCCGGCGTCGACATCGGCTGGCACCGCGACCCCAGCCGTATCGAGAATGTCCGCGACGCGCTCTGCGCGATCGACCGCTGGGGCCAGAAGAAGGGCGCCGGCTTCTACGACTATGACGACAAGCGCCGGCCGAGCCCGAGCCCCAAGGTCCAGCAGATCATCGAGGAATTCGCCGCCAAGCAAGGCGTCGAGCGTCGCGAGATCAGCGACCAGGAAATCGTCGAGCGCACGCTCTACACGATGGTCAACGAGGGCGCGAAGATCCTCGAGGAAGGCATCGCCCAGCGTGCGTCGGATATCGATGTCGTTTGGGTCTACGGCTATGGCTGGCCGGTCTACCGCGGCGGCCCGATGTTCTGGGCCGACACCGAAGGCGCGGCCAAGATCGTCGAAGGCCTGAAGCGCCAGGAAGAGCGGATGAAGCCGGAATTCAGCTTCTCGCAGCTCCTCCTCGACAAGGCCGAGAAGGGCGAGCGCTTCGGGCGCTAG
- a CDS encoding ABC transporter permease: MTGLSLSRILAVLTKEFRQLSRDRLTAGMIFGIPLIQLLLFGYAINTDPKHLPTAVLAQDQGEYPRSIIASMQNSGYFDIERSANTPRELNRMIERGEVLFAVTIPGDFSRRLVRGEKPQILVETDASDPTATGGGVSALAALPQYALRHDLTGPLASRGASAEPFEVVVQRRYNPESITSYNIVPGLLAIVLSLTLVMMTALAMTRESERGTMETLLATPLRPLEVMVGKLTPYVLVGLTQATIIITVAHFLFGVPLSGGWAALVLGIFLFIIGSLALGFLISTVARNQLQAMQMAFFYFLPSILLSGFLFPFKGMPQWAQWIGSVIPVTHMLRVVRGAMLKGVGVDAALPSIGALALFMAVVSTLAVRAYRTTLD; the protein is encoded by the coding sequence ATGACCGGCCTGTCGCTTTCACGCATCCTCGCGGTGCTGACGAAGGAGTTCCGGCAGCTGTCCCGCGACCGTCTGACCGCCGGGATGATCTTCGGGATTCCGCTGATCCAGCTGCTTCTGTTCGGCTACGCGATCAACACTGACCCGAAACATTTGCCGACCGCGGTGCTGGCGCAGGACCAAGGCGAATATCCGCGCTCGATCATCGCATCGATGCAGAACAGCGGATATTTCGACATCGAGCGGAGCGCGAACACGCCGCGCGAGCTCAACCGGATGATCGAGCGCGGCGAGGTGCTGTTCGCTGTTACTATCCCGGGGGACTTTAGCCGGCGCTTAGTGCGCGGTGAGAAGCCACAGATCCTGGTCGAAACAGACGCATCGGATCCGACCGCGACCGGCGGCGGCGTCTCGGCGCTGGCGGCACTCCCGCAATATGCCTTGCGCCACGACCTGACCGGCCCGCTGGCGAGCCGCGGCGCAAGCGCGGAGCCGTTCGAGGTAGTCGTCCAGCGGCGCTACAATCCGGAATCGATCACGTCCTACAACATCGTCCCGGGGCTGCTCGCGATCGTGCTGTCGCTGACCCTCGTGATGATGACGGCGCTCGCAATGACCCGGGAGTCCGAGCGCGGGACGATGGAAACCTTGCTCGCCACGCCGCTTCGGCCGCTCGAGGTTATGGTCGGCAAGCTGACGCCCTATGTGCTTGTCGGGCTGACGCAGGCGACGATCATCATCACCGTCGCGCACTTCCTGTTCGGCGTGCCGTTGAGCGGCGGCTGGGCAGCGCTGGTGCTCGGCATCTTCCTGTTCATCATCGGCAGCCTGGCGCTCGGCTTCCTGATCTCGACCGTCGCGCGCAACCAGCTGCAGGCGATGCAGATGGCCTTCTTCTACTTCCTGCCGTCGATCCTGCTGTCGGGCTTCCTGTTCCCGTTCAAGGGCATGCCGCAGTGGGCGCAGTGGATCGGCAGCGTCATTCCGGTGACACACATGCTGCGCGTGGTGCGCGGCGCAATGCTGAAAGGCGTCGGCGTGGATGCGGCGCTGCCGAGCATCGGCGCACTGGCGCTGTTCATGGCTGTGGTGTCGACCCTTGCGGTCCGCGCCTACCGGACCACGTTGGACTAG
- a CDS encoding ABC transporter ATP-binding protein — translation MTLAIDVTGLNKSFGGNRVVKDVALQVERGHITGFLGPNGSGKTTTLRMLCGLLTPDSGSGEVLGLDFPREAAAIKRQTGYMTQRFSLYEDLTIDENLMFVAQVYSLDEVASRVDDALEKLGLAHRRHQLAGQLSGGWKQRLALAAATLHEPKLLLLDEPTAGVDPQARREFWDEIHALADGGITVLVSTHYMDEAERCHDIAYIFNGDLIARGTADELIADSRLVTFEAEGPRADRLASELRGKPGIGMVSPFGPALHVSGTDKAALDAAIAPYRREPFRWTEVEPTLEDVFIHLMLSERPKEAA, via the coding sequence GTGACCTTGGCCATCGACGTTACCGGACTCAACAAGAGCTTCGGCGGCAACCGCGTCGTCAAGGACGTCGCGCTGCAGGTCGAACGCGGGCACATCACCGGCTTCCTTGGGCCGAACGGCTCGGGCAAGACGACGACCCTGCGGATGCTGTGCGGGCTGCTGACCCCCGACAGCGGATCGGGCGAGGTGCTGGGCCTCGACTTCCCGCGCGAAGCCGCGGCGATCAAGCGCCAGACCGGCTATATGACACAGCGCTTCTCGCTCTACGAAGACCTGACCATCGACGAAAACCTGATGTTCGTCGCTCAGGTCTACAGCCTCGACGAGGTCGCAAGCCGGGTCGATGACGCGCTCGAAAAGCTCGGCCTTGCGCATCGGCGGCACCAGCTGGCCGGGCAATTGTCGGGCGGGTGGAAGCAGCGGCTGGCGCTTGCTGCCGCGACGCTCCACGAACCCAAGCTGCTGCTGCTCGATGAGCCGACCGCGGGCGTCGATCCCCAGGCGCGGCGCGAGTTCTGGGACGAGATCCATGCGCTCGCGGACGGCGGAATCACCGTCCTCGTTTCGACCCATTACATGGACGAGGCGGAGCGCTGTCACGATATCGCCTACATCTTCAACGGCGACTTGATCGCGCGCGGCACAGCGGACGAGCTGATTGCGGATTCGCGCCTCGTCACGTTCGAGGCGGAGGGGCCGCGGGCGGACCGGCTGGCAAGCGAGCTGCGCGGCAAGCCCGGCATCGGCATGGTCTCGCCGTTCGGCCCGGCGCTTCACGTCAGCGGCACCGACAAGGCTGCGCTCGACGCGGCGATCGCCCCTTACCGGCGCGAGCCGTTCCGCTGGACGGAAGTCGAGCCGACGCTGGAAGACGTGTTCATCCACCTGATGCTGTCCGAGCGGCCGAAGGAGGCCGCATGA
- a CDS encoding HlyD family efflux transporter periplasmic adaptor subunit, with translation MSRARPIVIAVVIIAAALVAWRLLASPKEGSYLSGYVVSDNLDMAAPVSGTVESVAVTDGQRVTPGQALFRIAPATLEAQGQQASANISATVTQIATAQANLTQALANVTANAAAAERARSDLARLEAVRRDDPAAVAGKDLDAARAAYREAQAAVVAARKAADARRAEIGAAQAQTRQAEGGKRSVDIQMAQLSPSAPAAGRVSQVYYQQGEWVAANQPVVSIIPDAKVKLRFFVPEKAVAKYQPGKTVRFSCDGCAQGLSGRIRYVSPDPEFTPPVIFSRESRDRMVFMVEALVANGGKLNPGQPVEVVPLP, from the coding sequence ATGAGCCGAGCCCGCCCGATCGTCATTGCCGTCGTGATCATCGCTGCGGCGCTCGTCGCCTGGCGGCTGCTCGCCTCGCCGAAGGAGGGCAGCTATTTGTCCGGATACGTCGTCAGCGACAATCTCGACATGGCGGCGCCGGTGTCGGGCACGGTCGAAAGCGTGGCGGTCACGGACGGGCAGCGAGTGACGCCTGGACAGGCGCTGTTCCGCATCGCGCCGGCGACGCTGGAAGCGCAAGGCCAGCAGGCGAGCGCGAACATCAGCGCGACGGTGACGCAGATCGCAACCGCGCAGGCGAACCTGACCCAAGCGCTAGCCAACGTGACGGCGAACGCAGCGGCGGCGGAGCGGGCGCGGAGCGATCTCGCGCGGCTCGAGGCGGTGCGGCGCGACGATCCCGCAGCAGTTGCCGGCAAGGACCTGGATGCTGCCCGCGCGGCCTATCGCGAGGCCCAAGCCGCCGTCGTGGCAGCACGCAAGGCCGCCGACGCGCGCCGCGCCGAGATCGGTGCAGCGCAGGCGCAGACCCGGCAGGCCGAGGGCGGCAAGCGCAGCGTGGACATTCAGATGGCCCAGCTTTCCCCGAGCGCGCCGGCCGCGGGGCGCGTCAGCCAGGTTTATTACCAGCAGGGCGAATGGGTCGCGGCCAACCAGCCGGTCGTCAGCATCATCCCCGATGCCAAGGTGAAGCTGCGCTTCTTCGTCCCCGAAAAGGCGGTCGCAAAATACCAGCCGGGCAAGACCGTGCGCTTCTCCTGCGACGGCTGCGCGCAGGGGCTGAGTGGCCGCATCAGGTACGTCAGCCCGGATCCGGAATTCACGCCGCCGGTGATCTTCAGCCGCGAAAGCCGCGACCGCATGGTGTTCATGGTCGAAGCGCTGGTAGCGAACGGCGGCAAGCTGAACCCAGGCCAGCCGGTCGAGGTGGTGCCGCTGCCGTGA
- a CDS encoding efflux transporter outer membrane subunit, which yields MASLLLAGCTVGPDYARPNVPVPPSYAEASPVEAMSDEELGQWWKSFGDPLLDDLVNRAVAQNLDVQSAAARIREARAQERAAGAASSPQVAGQGSVARQRISENAIPAPPGAGGPQGGGFGLPGSEFTTFRAGFDASWEIDLFGRNRRSIEATRGRSEAALWNRRDVQVSVAAETANAYLTLRTLQQRIAIAEAEVARQQRALDIVDARVRGGLVTGQDLAQQRSTLEQASAALPPLKAQAAAQMHALGVLTGTSPESLIGILAEPQALPRVPDVPAGLPSDLLRRRPDIRATERNLAAATADIGVATADLYPRFSLTAAPALVSTALGSLLEWGSRAFTAGGAVDWPLFDGGRRKANVAVTNARQEQALIAYRKSILLALRDVEDALSNIEKDRRQLASLDASLAASRRAEELARTRYRGGLVTYSDVLQAQAGRIALEGQVIETRGELARHSVALTKALGGGWPELGARS from the coding sequence TTGGCCAGCTTGTTGCTTGCGGGTTGCACCGTCGGCCCGGACTATGCCCGCCCGAACGTGCCGGTGCCGCCGTCCTATGCGGAAGCCTCCCCGGTTGAGGCAATGAGCGACGAAGAACTCGGCCAGTGGTGGAAGTCGTTCGGCGATCCATTGCTCGACGACCTCGTCAACCGCGCGGTGGCGCAGAACCTCGACGTCCAGAGCGCAGCGGCGCGCATCCGTGAAGCGCGGGCGCAGGAGCGCGCGGCCGGTGCCGCTAGTTCACCGCAGGTCGCGGGCCAAGGCTCCGTGGCTCGGCAGCGGATCAGCGAGAATGCGATTCCGGCACCGCCCGGTGCCGGCGGGCCGCAGGGCGGCGGATTCGGGCTGCCCGGATCAGAGTTCACGACCTTCCGCGCCGGCTTCGATGCAAGCTGGGAGATCGACTTGTTCGGGCGCAACCGCCGCAGCATCGAAGCAACGCGCGGGCGCAGCGAAGCCGCGCTGTGGAACCGGCGCGACGTGCAGGTCAGCGTCGCCGCCGAGACGGCTAATGCCTACCTGACGCTCCGCACGCTGCAGCAGCGCATCGCGATCGCCGAAGCCGAAGTGGCGCGGCAGCAGCGGGCGCTGGACATCGTCGACGCACGGGTGCGCGGCGGCCTGGTGACGGGCCAGGATCTTGCCCAGCAGCGCTCGACGCTGGAGCAAGCGAGCGCGGCGCTCCCGCCGCTGAAGGCGCAAGCCGCGGCGCAGATGCATGCGCTCGGTGTGCTGACCGGCACGAGCCCGGAATCGCTGATCGGCATCCTCGCCGAGCCCCAAGCACTGCCGCGGGTGCCCGACGTTCCCGCCGGCCTGCCATCCGACCTGCTTCGGCGCCGCCCCGACATCCGCGCGACCGAGCGCAACCTTGCCGCGGCGACGGCGGACATCGGCGTCGCCACCGCCGACCTCTACCCGCGCTTCTCCCTGACCGCCGCCCCTGCCCTAGTCAGCACCGCGCTCGGCAGCCTGCTCGAATGGGGCAGCCGCGCCTTCACGGCGGGAGGCGCGGTCGACTGGCCTCTATTCGATGGCGGCCGCCGAAAAGCCAATGTCGCTGTGACGAACGCGCGGCAGGAACAGGCGCTGATCGCCTATCGCAAGTCCATCCTCCTCGCGCTTCGCGACGTGGAGGATGCGCTGTCCAACATCGAGAAAGACCGGCGCCAGCTCGCGAGTCTGGATGCGTCTCTCGCCGCTTCCCGGCGTGCCGAGGAACTTGCGCGCACCCGCTACCGCGGCGGGCTCGTCACCTACAGCGACGTCCTGCAGGCGCAGGCCGGGCGCATCGCACTGGAGGGTCAAGTGATCGAAACCAGAGGCGAGCTTGCAAGGCACAGCGTCGCGCTGACCAAGGCGCTTGGCGGCGGCTGGCCCGAGCTGGGAGCCCGCTCATGA
- a CDS encoding TetR/AcrR family transcriptional regulator: MKQSNKQPRWQRRAEDRPQEICAAALDVFAEKGFAAAKLDEIAKRAGVSKGTLYLYFQSKEELFRAVVRNTVSPNVDAVRSQIEAAEVPFPTVVRMLLPMVAMKATEGRIGSVAKMVIGESRNFPELAKVWHDEVVSKALATLAGAVAKAQDRGDIRPGDPRLHAVSVMGAMLMGLIWRETLEPVGGAPIDLNALAMQHAETVLHGLLTEQAP, from the coding sequence ATGAAACAAAGCAACAAACAACCACGGTGGCAACGCCGCGCCGAGGACCGCCCGCAGGAGATCTGCGCCGCGGCACTGGATGTGTTCGCGGAGAAGGGCTTCGCGGCCGCCAAGCTCGACGAAATCGCCAAGCGCGCGGGCGTCTCCAAGGGCACGCTCTACCTTTATTTCCAAAGCAAGGAGGAGCTGTTCCGCGCGGTCGTGCGCAACACGGTATCGCCCAATGTCGATGCAGTCCGCAGCCAGATCGAAGCGGCGGAAGTCCCCTTCCCGACGGTCGTCCGCATGCTGCTGCCGATGGTGGCGATGAAGGCGACCGAGGGGCGCATCGGCTCGGTTGCGAAGATGGTGATCGGCGAGTCCCGCAACTTCCCCGAGCTCGCCAAGGTCTGGCACGACGAGGTGGTCAGCAAGGCGCTGGCGACGCTCGCCGGCGCGGTGGCCAAAGCGCAGGACCGCGGTGACATTCGCCCCGGCGATCCGCGCCTGCACGCCGTCAGCGTCATGGGCGCGATGCTGATGGGGCTGATCTGGCGCGAGACGCTCGAGCCGGTCGGCGGGGCGCCGATCGACCTCAACGCACTGGCGATGCAGCATGCCGAGACGGTGCTTCACGGGCTGCTGACGGAGCAGGCGCCGTGA
- a CDS encoding MFS transporter encodes MSSRPRLPRNVWVLGFVSLLMDLSSEIYHSLLPAFITIVLGLPATAVGAIDGIAEATANFGKLLSGRLSDRSRKRKPWIMAGYGLAALSKPLFPLAGSAPAVMAARFADRVGKGLRGSPRDAMIADETPPEIRGRAFGLRQALDTAGALLAPLAAIGLMALLASNIRAVFWIAVIPAALSFLLAWLALREPEQRAAPTKASPFFAGFRELDRQTTRLLAVGFLFALARFSEAFLILKGLDVGLSEAMSPLTLAIFNLAYVALAYPAGSLSDRMSPRTILMAGIGLLIAGNLVLANTDTFAGLVAGTVLWGAHMALTQGIFARMIADSAPEKLRATSFGAFYFVTGIGSLLASLAAGIIWDRDGAAATFIASAGVAAVAIAMLALLHDEGPKTTTH; translated from the coding sequence GTGAGCAGCCGCCCTCGCCTTCCTCGAAACGTCTGGGTGCTCGGCTTCGTCAGCCTGTTGATGGACTTGTCGAGCGAGATCTATCACTCGCTGCTCCCGGCCTTCATCACCATCGTCCTGGGGCTGCCCGCGACGGCGGTCGGCGCCATTGACGGCATCGCCGAAGCGACGGCGAACTTCGGCAAGCTGCTGTCGGGGCGGCTGTCCGACCGCAGCCGGAAGCGCAAGCCGTGGATCATGGCGGGCTATGGGCTGGCGGCGCTGTCGAAACCCTTGTTCCCGCTCGCCGGCAGCGCGCCCGCGGTAATGGCGGCGCGCTTCGCTGACCGCGTCGGCAAGGGACTTCGCGGAAGTCCACGCGACGCGATGATCGCCGACGAAACGCCGCCGGAAATCCGCGGCCGCGCCTTCGGCCTCAGGCAGGCGCTGGATACCGCCGGGGCGTTGCTCGCGCCGCTCGCCGCCATTGGCCTCATGGCGCTTCTGGCGAGCAACATCCGTGCGGTGTTCTGGATCGCAGTGATCCCGGCGGCTCTGTCCTTCCTGCTCGCGTGGTTGGCGCTGCGCGAGCCGGAGCAGCGTGCCGCGCCGACGAAGGCGTCGCCTTTCTTCGCCGGCTTTCGCGAGCTCGACCGCCAGACGACGCGGCTGCTTGCCGTCGGCTTCCTGTTCGCGCTCGCCCGCTTTTCCGAAGCCTTCCTGATCCTGAAGGGCCTCGATGTCGGGCTCAGCGAGGCCATGTCACCGCTGACATTGGCCATCTTCAACCTCGCGTATGTCGCGCTCGCTTATCCGGCTGGATCGCTGAGCGACCGCATGAGCCCGCGGACGATCCTGATGGCTGGCATCGGCCTGCTCATCGCGGGCAATCTCGTGCTGGCGAACACCGACACCTTCGCGGGCTTGGTGGCCGGCACCGTTCTGTGGGGCGCCCATATGGCGCTGACGCAGGGCATCTTCGCGCGCATGATCGCTGACAGCGCGCCGGAGAAGCTGCGCGCCACCAGCTTCGGCGCCTTCTACTTCGTGACAGGCATCGGTTCCCTGCTCGCCAGCCTGGCTGCCGGAATCATTTGGGACCGGGACGGTGCCGCGGCGACCTTCATCGCCAGCGCCGGAGTCGCGGCCGTCGCCATCGCCATGCTGGCGTTGCTGCACGACGAGGGGCCAAAAACCACAACCCACTGA